GAAGACCTCTTCGTCATCATTATTGGGGTATGGGCCCTAAATCATTGGAAAAGACGGTTTTCTTTAGGGAATTGACACGATATCGCCTCCTTCTGTACTAATCAATCAAGGGAATGGATGAGTTCACTTAAGAAGCAGGCCTGGCCAACAGAGAAGTCAGCTCAGGTTTCATCTCATCTAAGCAGCAGCCAAGCGATGATTCTGGAATCGTGCCATGCTTGACAGTTGGACTTCTCGCCATACATAGAAATGAACTGCTGATGAGCTAGCTATCCCCGATATGATCTGGTACTAGACTTCACACATGTTGCCATCGTATAATCGGAGAATCAACGCGGAAAGAAAAAAAGATGATTTTCGATACTAGGATGACTACTCCCGAGGCCTGTTTTAACTAAAGAATTTACAGGTGGCCCGGTCGGTAAACTATTCCCGAGAGAGGAGAAGCAGAAACATCAATCTGTATTTTCGTATCATATTCCAGCAGCTCCAATGCCTTAGAGCGGGATCTTATCTTCCTAGAAAGAAATGAGTGTTGCACACGGATAGCCAGCTACTCCTTATGAATGGGATGCATGCATATTTCAATTCATGAACTGAAGCTCGTAGAAATCCTTCCTATCCGCCTAGTTACCTATCCGGGCTTGTTTCGTAGAAATCCTACCTTGCTTTTGTTTTGAGAAAGACTATTTTTGAGTTTCTTCGGTGCAAAAGTAGGCAAGTCCGTTTCATATAGCTGCAAAAGTTAGCAAGTCCTTTTTCCCTAAGGAAACTCGATTTCCAATGAAAAAAGTGCGGATCACTGGGTCAAAAGTAGTGTTTTTCTAGTTTACCTCATAAATGCATgttttgagagcaatatttttCGGTCAAGTCCTAATCACTTAGCTGTAAAAGTAGGCTTTTTTCATCTCCCGAAACCTCCCCAAAACTccacaccaagcctttagatacgCAAATATGAGCTTGCCTTGGCTTTATTGCCCTTATCGGATGGAAGTTACAGATGAGAAATGACGTATCTTACGTATCGAATCTCAAGTAACGGATGAGAATTGACGTATTCAAAGTGGAAAGAACGAATATCGATTCTCGTGGATGAACGGAGGAAATGGGAACTTGGTCTTTGCACTCTTCTTTCGGGGGGGTTATCCCATGACATGATAAAGACCAATCCAAAACTTCTTCGTTTCGTTGGTAGAACCAACGCCGACTCTTCTCTAAAATAATAGAGAGATCTTTTGATAGTATCACTTCTATCAATGCAATGAAAGAACTATCCCTTCCTATTTGTTTGTCCTAATGAGACAAAGAAGAGCCTCCTTCTTTACCACTTTAGGGGATGGGGGTGAAGGGGGGTTTACATACAACCGGGGCAAAGTGGTTTATGATTGAATCTCAGAGGCATTCTTATCATTTGGTAGATCCAAGTCCATGGCCTATTTCGGGTTCACTCGGAGCTTTGGCAACCACCGTAGGAGGTGTGATGTACATGCACTCATTTCAAGGGGGTGCAACACTTCTCAGTTTGGGCCTAATATTTCTCCTTTATACCATGTTCGTATGGTGGCGGGATGTTCTACGTGAATCCACGTTGGAAGGGCATCATACAAAAGCTGTACAATTAGGACCTCGATATGGTTCTATTCTCTTCATAGTCTCGGAGGTTATGTTCCTTTTTGCTTTTTTTTGGGCTTCTTCTCATTCTTCTTTGGCACCTACGGTAGAGATCGGAGGTATTTGGCCCCCAAAAGGGATTGGGGTTTTAGATCCTTGGGAAATCCCTCTTCTTAATACCCCTATTCTCCCTTCATCCGGAGCTGCCGTAACTTGGGCTCATCATGCTATACTCGCGGGGAAGGAAAAACGAGCAGTTTACGCTTTAGTAGCAACCGTTTTACTGGCTCTAGTATCCACTGGCTTTCAAGGAATGGAATATTACCAAGCACCCTCCACTATTTCGGATAGTATTTATGGTTCTACCTTTTTCTTAGCAACTGGCTTTCATGGTTTTCATGTGATTATAGGTACTCTTTTCTTGATCGTATGTGGTATTCGCCAATATCTTGGTCATCTGACCAAGAAGCATCACGTTGGCTTTGAAGCAGCTGCATGGTACTGGCATTTTGTAGACGTGGTTCGGTTATTCCCATTTGTCTCTATTTATTGGTGGGGAGGTATATGAAAGAAGGGAACGAATAAGTGGATTGAGGAATAAAAGCTCGAAGACAAAGAGAACTTTAAGAGAATGGAATCCTATTTAATATTAGCAATTCACATATAATCTTAAATAACGATCATCCTCCTCTGTGTGCAAAACGA
The nucleotide sequence above comes from Zea mays cultivar B73 unplaced genomic scaffold, Zm-B73-REFERENCE-NAM-5.0 scaffold_152, whole genome shotgun sequence. Encoded proteins:
- the LOC118473861 gene encoding cytochrome c oxidase subunit 3-like translates to MGVKGGLHTTGAKWFMIESQRHSYHLVDPSPWPISGSLGALATTVGGVMYMHSFQGGATLLSLGLIFLLYTMFVWWRDVLRESTLEGHHTKAVQLGPRYGSILFIVSEVMFLFAFFWASSHSSLAPTVEIGGIWPPKGIGVLDPWEIPLLNTPILPSSGAAVTWAHHAILAGKEKRAVYALVATVLLALVSTGFQGMEYYQAPSTISDSIYGSTFFLATGFHGFHVIIGTLFLIVCGIRQYLGHLTKKHHVGFEAAAWYWHFVDVVRLFPFVSIYWWGGI